A single genomic interval of Burkholderia cepacia ATCC 25416 harbors:
- a CDS encoding methyl-accepting chemotaxis protein, with amino-acid sequence MLSSIRARILATCVAIVVTALAVTGGLVYYVVKQHNDTTIDQNLQSVLTGHALALDEWVASRAQQTQALADTLTPGEGDPLPALTLLGKSGGFQVLTLGLPDRTAYSNVPLAAGYDPTARPWFRQAVDAGRLVVTALYRDASTGKPAFAFAAPIVRGGTLKGVLAASLYMERASAIVASMHPTPSSFAFLVDKSGRLIAGAKTDLIMKPAAELSPELTPERLAGLQTATEPVAIDVDGVTKLLRARPIAGTDWSLVMALDRSDVTAGMRAVATTTLIAILVVACVAAALVGALTNAAFKRVLLVRDALTDVASGSGDLTKRLPADGGDEAAQIARAFNLFAEKISAILLQIRGFSESVSVASAEIAQGNQDLSSRTEHAASSLQETAAALEEIAGTARNSADAATQVSRLAESASGVAVRGGEVVSEVVATMDEITKASAEISNIIGVIDGIAFQTNILALNAAVEAARAHEHGRGFAVVAGEVRTLAQRSAVAAREIKQLIQSSVEKIEGGSGLVKTAGTTMDEIVEGVRGITSVIAEMTVAANEQSTGIAQVNQAVSQLDHSTQQNAALVEESAAAAALLREQAAQLAQTVGEFKLAGSHRAATASA; translated from the coding sequence ATGCTGTCATCGATTCGCGCCCGGATTCTGGCGACCTGCGTCGCCATCGTGGTCACGGCCCTGGCCGTGACAGGCGGCCTTGTGTACTACGTCGTCAAGCAGCACAACGACACGACCATCGACCAGAACCTGCAGTCCGTCCTGACCGGCCACGCGCTCGCGCTCGACGAGTGGGTCGCGAGCCGCGCGCAGCAGACCCAGGCGCTCGCGGACACGCTGACGCCGGGCGAAGGCGATCCGCTGCCGGCGCTGACGCTGCTCGGCAAATCGGGCGGTTTCCAGGTGCTCACGCTCGGCCTGCCGGATCGCACCGCGTATTCGAACGTCCCGCTCGCGGCCGGCTACGATCCGACCGCGCGCCCGTGGTTCAGGCAGGCGGTCGACGCCGGCCGGCTCGTCGTCACGGCGTTGTACCGCGACGCGTCGACCGGCAAGCCCGCGTTCGCGTTCGCCGCCCCGATCGTTCGCGGCGGCACGCTGAAGGGCGTGCTCGCGGCGAGCCTTTACATGGAGCGCGCGAGCGCGATCGTGGCGTCGATGCATCCGACGCCGTCGAGTTTCGCGTTCCTGGTCGACAAGAGCGGGCGCCTGATCGCGGGCGCGAAGACCGATCTGATCATGAAGCCGGCCGCCGAGCTGTCGCCCGAACTGACGCCGGAGCGTCTCGCCGGCCTGCAGACGGCGACCGAACCGGTGGCGATCGACGTGGACGGCGTGACCAAGCTGCTCCGCGCGCGCCCGATCGCCGGGACGGACTGGTCGCTCGTCATGGCGCTCGACCGGTCGGACGTGACGGCCGGCATGCGCGCCGTCGCGACGACGACGCTCATTGCGATCCTCGTCGTCGCCTGCGTCGCGGCGGCACTCGTCGGCGCGTTGACGAACGCGGCATTCAAGCGCGTGCTGCTCGTGCGCGACGCGCTGACCGACGTCGCGAGCGGGAGCGGGGACCTGACGAAGCGGCTGCCGGCCGACGGCGGCGACGAGGCCGCGCAGATCGCGCGGGCCTTCAACCTGTTCGCCGAAAAGATCAGCGCGATCCTGCTGCAGATACGCGGATTCAGCGAATCCGTGAGCGTGGCGAGCGCGGAGATCGCGCAGGGCAACCAGGACCTGTCGAGCCGCACCGAACATGCGGCATCGAGCCTGCAGGAGACCGCGGCGGCGCTCGAGGAGATCGCCGGCACGGCGCGCAACTCGGCCGATGCGGCCACGCAGGTGAGCCGGCTGGCGGAATCGGCGTCGGGCGTTGCCGTACGCGGCGGCGAGGTGGTGAGCGAGGTGGTCGCGACGATGGACGAGATCACGAAGGCGTCGGCCGAGATCTCGAACATCATCGGCGTGATCGACGGCATCGCGTTCCAGACCAACATCCTCGCGCTGAATGCGGCCGTCGAGGCGGCGCGCGCGCACGAGCACGGGCGAGGCTTCGCGGTCGTCGCGGGCGAGGTGCGCACGCTCGCGCAACGCAGCGCGGTGGCCGCCAGGGAAATCAAGCAGTTGATCCAGTCGTCCGTCGAGAAGATCGAAGGCGGATCGGGGCTCGTGAAGACGGCCGGCACGACGATGGACGAGATCGTCGAGGGCGTGCGCGGCATCACGAGCGTGATCGCGGAAATGACGGTCGCGGCGAACGAGCAGAGCACCGGGATCGCGCAGGTGAACCAGGCCGTGTCGCAGCTCGATCACTCGACGCAGCAGAACGCTGCCCTCGTCGAGGAGTCGGCTGCGGCCGCCGCGCTGTTGCGCGAGCAGGCGGCTCAGCTCGCGCAGACGGTCGGCGAATTCAAGCTCGCGGGTTCGCACCGGGCCGCGACGGCATCGGCATGA